From the Leptospira montravelensis genome, one window contains:
- the asd gene encoding aspartate-semialdehyde dehydrogenase — protein MEKIKVGVLGATGSVGQRFIQLLENHPYFTVTHLAASEKSAGQTYGEVMKSRWKISSDIPAYAKDIIISLPNPEVTKGVQLVFSGLDASIAGEVETAYAEAGVMVLSNSKNHRMDPNVPILSAEVNAHHLDVLKFQKTKGKIITNSNCTIMGVTISLKPLMDAFGLKSVMLFSMQAISGAGYPGVPTMDILGNVVPFIGGEEDKAEVEPQKCLGTVEGGVIKSADFKISAHCNRVPVFDGHTVCVSVSFDKKPKKEDILKVWADFQGEPQKLGLPFAPNPAILYREENDRPQPRLDLETGRGMTTVVGRLREDPILDWKWVVLSHNTIRGAAGAAILNAELLYKKGFFN, from the coding sequence ATGGAAAAAATCAAAGTTGGAGTCCTGGGAGCAACAGGTTCCGTCGGTCAAAGATTCATTCAACTTTTGGAGAATCACCCTTATTTCACGGTGACTCATTTGGCAGCTTCGGAAAAAAGTGCCGGCCAAACGTACGGTGAGGTAATGAAATCTCGTTGGAAGATTTCATCTGATATCCCGGCATATGCAAAAGACATTATTATTTCTTTACCAAATCCGGAAGTGACTAAGGGCGTACAACTCGTGTTTAGTGGTCTGGATGCATCGATTGCAGGAGAAGTGGAAACTGCTTATGCAGAAGCCGGTGTGATGGTTCTTTCCAATTCTAAAAATCATAGAATGGATCCGAACGTGCCGATTCTTTCTGCAGAAGTCAACGCCCACCATTTGGATGTTTTGAAATTTCAAAAAACCAAAGGTAAAATTATTACCAATTCCAATTGTACCATTATGGGAGTTACAATTTCTCTCAAACCTTTGATGGATGCTTTTGGATTAAAATCTGTTATGTTATTTTCTATGCAGGCCATTTCAGGTGCAGGATATCCAGGAGTTCCGACAATGGACATTCTTGGAAATGTTGTCCCTTTCATTGGTGGAGAAGAAGACAAAGCCGAAGTAGAACCACAAAAATGTTTGGGAACTGTGGAAGGGGGAGTCATCAAATCAGCTGATTTTAAAATTTCTGCCCATTGCAATCGTGTTCCGGTTTTTGACGGACATACTGTTTGTGTCTCTGTTTCTTTTGATAAAAAGCCAAAAAAAGAAGATATTCTAAAAGTTTGGGCCGATTTTCAAGGAGAACCTCAGAAATTGGGATTGCCGTTTGCACCAAATCCGGCTATTCTTTACCGCGAAGAAAACGATAGGCCTCAACCCCGTCTTGATTTAGAGACTGGTAGAGGAATGACAACAGTTGTCGGAAGGCTAAGGGAAGATCCAATTTTGGATTGGAAATGGGTGGTGCTTTCGCATAACACGATTCGAGGTGCTGCAGGAGCTGCCATTTTGAATGCAGAGTTATTGTATAAAAAAGGATTTTTTAACTAA
- the pyk gene encoding pyruvate kinase translates to MPAIEQLRARKTKIVCTIGPATASKEMIRSLALAGMNIARINMSHGDHEFHRKIIRIIKSLNKDELHKHPISILLDTQGPEIRTGDVQNDLHLKVGETFTFHIIPGMEAEAQSVFVNYRDIVKDLKVGDKVTVDNGLINLAVQEIRENELVCTVLDGGKLGSRKHINLPGIRVNLPSITPKDLKDIIFGLEEDIDFVALSFVRSQEDVIQLRGIIDEKNHHAQIIAKIEDQEGLKNLDAIIRESDGIMVARGDLGVEIEIEELPIVQRRIIKRCQEEGKRVIVATHLLESMIQNPSPTRAEVTDVANAVYEEADAIMLSGETAMGKFPVRCVEMLDKIARRMELSINLGLAAQRKPKDQKEEMARSAANLADSMQAHAIIAITRRGITANNLASFHPKYPIVHAFTNMTSVRRKLWLTRGVIPYRVDFSSDPEKTIKLAIQTLVNNGYLQMGEKVVILSDIIAGEDRVETIQVREVK, encoded by the coding sequence ATGCCTGCTATTGAACAACTAAGAGCTCGAAAAACAAAAATCGTTTGCACCATTGGTCCTGCGACTGCCTCCAAAGAAATGATCCGAAGTTTAGCTTTGGCAGGAATGAATATCGCAAGAATCAATATGAGTCATGGCGACCATGAATTTCATAGAAAGATCATTCGAATTATTAAGTCTTTAAACAAAGATGAATTACATAAACATCCAATTTCCATCCTGCTTGATACACAAGGACCAGAAATTCGAACGGGAGATGTTCAAAATGACCTTCACTTAAAAGTGGGTGAGACATTTACTTTTCATATCATTCCTGGAATGGAAGCAGAGGCACAAAGTGTTTTTGTAAATTATCGTGATATTGTAAAAGATTTAAAAGTAGGTGATAAAGTCACTGTTGACAACGGTCTCATCAATCTTGCTGTACAAGAGATTCGAGAAAATGAACTCGTTTGTACCGTGTTAGATGGTGGAAAGCTAGGGTCAAGAAAACATATCAATCTACCTGGAATTCGTGTTAATTTGCCTTCTATAACTCCAAAAGATTTAAAAGACATTATATTTGGATTAGAAGAAGATATTGATTTTGTGGCTTTGTCATTTGTTCGTTCCCAGGAAGACGTAATACAATTACGTGGGATCATAGATGAAAAAAATCACCATGCACAAATCATTGCAAAAATTGAAGACCAAGAAGGTTTAAAAAACCTTGATGCCATTATCCGCGAATCTGATGGGATTATGGTGGCCCGTGGGGATTTGGGTGTGGAAATTGAAATCGAAGAACTCCCGATTGTTCAAAGACGGATCATCAAACGTTGCCAAGAAGAAGGGAAACGTGTCATCGTTGCTACTCACTTATTAGAGTCGATGATTCAGAATCCTTCTCCTACAAGGGCAGAAGTCACTGACGTTGCCAATGCTGTGTATGAAGAGGCTGATGCAATTATGTTGTCAGGTGAAACTGCAATGGGAAAATTCCCTGTGCGTTGCGTGGAGATGTTAGATAAAATTGCACGCCGTATGGAGCTTTCGATTAACCTCGGTCTTGCGGCCCAAAGAAAACCTAAAGACCAAAAAGAAGAGATGGCGCGTTCTGCAGCAAATTTAGCTGATTCCATGCAAGCCCATGCCATAATTGCCATCACTCGACGCGGCATCACAGCAAACAATTTAGCGTCATTTCATCCGAAATATCCAATTGTACATGCATTTACAAATATGACCTCTGTTAGGCGAAAACTTTGGCTGACAAGAGGTGTAATTCCTTATCGAGTCGATTTTTCTTCTGATCCAGAAAAAACCATTAAACTTGCCATCCAAACTCTTGTGAATAATGGATACCTGCAAATGGGAGAAAAGGTGGTCATCCTTTCCGATATCATTGCAGGGGAAGACAGAGTCGAAACCATCCAAGTCCGCGAAGTTAAATAA